A window of Komagataella phaffii GS115 chromosome 1, complete sequence contains these coding sequences:
- a CDS encoding Thiol oxidase required for oxidative protein folding in the endoplasmic reticulum, translated as MRIVRSVAIAIACHCITALANPQIPFDGNYTEIIVPDTEVNIGQIVDINHEIKPKLVELVNTDFFKYYKLNLWKPCPFWNGDEGFCKYKDCSVDFITDWSQVPDIWQPDQLGKLGDNTVHKDKGQDENELSSNDYCALDKDDDEDLVYVNLIDNPERFTGYGGQQSESIWTAVYDENCFQPNEGSQLGQVEDLCLEKQIFYRLVSGLHSSISTHLTNEYLNLKNGAYEPNLKQFMIKVGYFTERIQNLHLNYVLVLKSLIKLQEYNVIDNLPLDDSLKAGLSGLISQGAQGINQSSDDYLFNEKVLFQNDQNDDLKNEFRDKFRNVTRLMDCVHCERCKLWGKLQTTGYGTALKILFDLKNPNDSINLKRVELVALVNTFHRLSKSVESIENFEKLYKIQPPTQDRASASSESLGLFDNEDEQNLLNSFSVDQAVISSKEAPEEIKSKPVGKAAYKQNSCPSLGSKSIKEAFHEELHAFIDAIGFILNSYRTLPKLLYTLFLVKSSELWDIFIGTQRHRDTTYRVDL; from the coding sequence ATGAGGATAGTAAGGAGCGTAGCTATCGCAATAGCCTGTCATTGTATAACAGCGTTAGCAAACCCTCAAATCCCTTTTGACGGCAACTACACCGAGATCATCGTGCCAGATACCGAAGTTAACATCGGACAGATTGTAGATATTAACCACGAAATAAAACCCAAACTGGTGGAACTGGTCAACACagacttcttcaaatattACAAATTAAACCTATGGAAACCATGTCCGTTTTGGAATGGTGATGAGGGATTCTGCAAGTATAAGGATTGCTCTGTCGACTTTATCACTGATTGGTCTCAGGTGCCTGATATCTGGCAACCAGACCAATTGGGTAAGCTTGGAGATAACACGGTACATAAGGATAAGGGccaagatgaaaatgagcTGTCCTCAAATGATTATTGCGCTTTGGATAAagacgacgatgaagatTTAGTATATGTCAATTTGATTGATAACCCTGAAAGATTCACCGGTTATGGTGGTCAGCAATCTGAATCTATTTGGACTGCGGTCTATGATGAGAACTGTTTCCAGCCGAATGAAGGATCACAATTGGGTCAAGTTGAAGACCTCTGTTTGGAGAAACAGATCTTTTACCGATTGGTTTCTGGTTTGCATTCTAGTATCTCCACCCACCTCACAAACGAATAtctgaatttgaaaaatggagCATACGAACCAAATTTGAAACAGTTCATGATCAAAGTTGGGTATTTTACtgaaagaattcaaaacttACATCTCAATTATGTCCTTGTATTGAAGTCACTAATAAAGCTACAAGAATACAATGTTATCGACAATCTACCTCTCGATGACTCTTTGAAAGCTGGTCTTAGCGGTTTAATATCTCAAGGAGCACAGGGTATTAACCAGAGCTCTGATGATTATCTATTTAACGAGAAGgttcttttccaaaatgaccaaaatgatgatttgaaaaatgaattCCGTGACAAATTCCGCAACGTGACTAGATTAATGGATTGTGTCCATTGCGAGAGATGCAAATTATGGGGAAAATTGCAAACTACAGGGTACGGGACTGCATTGAAGATTCTatttgatttgaagaatccTAATGACTCCATCAATTTAAAGAGAGTTGAGTTAGTTGCTCTAGTCAACACATTCCATAGATTGTCCAAATCTGTTGAaagcattgaaaactttgaaaaactaTATAAGATTCAACCGCCAACGCAGGATCGTGCATCAGCGTCGTCCGAATCCTTAGGCCTTTTCGATAACGAAGATGAACAAAATCTCCTCAACTCGTTTTCGGTTGATCAGGCAGTCATTTCATCGAAAGAGGCACCagaagaaatcaaaagcAAACCTGTTGGAAAAGCCGCATATAAACAAAACAGTTGTCCATCATTGGGTTCAAAATCTATCAAAGAAGCATTCCATGAAGAACTTCACGCATTTATTGATGCAATTGGATTTATATTGAACTCTTACAGGACTTTGCCCAAGCTGTTGTACACACTTTTCCTCGTTAAATCATCTGAATTATGGGACATTTTCATTGGCACTCAAAGGCACCGAGATACCACATATAGAGTAGACTTGTAA
- a CDS encoding TFIID subunit (19 kDa), involved in RNA polymerase II transcription initiation, protein MSRKPERRRQPRLFSNDMRTLLFAYGDVQQPQLETIQALEDVMIVFMTDLCHEAMTYATYQGRKHKLKMEDFKFALRKDRLKLGRVEELMNKQKEIQEARKLFDSNEKETKDDDIEKKRRKEAKRAIKEAKKLKLSKGD, encoded by the coding sequence ATGTCTAGGAAACCAGAAAGAAGGAGGCAACCCAGGCTGTTCTCCAATGACATGCGTACTCTATTGTTTGCTTATGGAGATGTGCAGCAGCCGCAATTGGAAACAATCCAAGCTTTAGAGGATGTTATGATTGTATTTATGACCGATCTTTGTCATGAAGCAATGACTTATGCAACCTATCAAGGCCGTAAGCACAAACTTAAGATggaagatttcaagtttgcCTTACGAAAGGATAGGCTTAAGCTAGGTCGTGTAGAAGAATTAATGAATAAACAAAAGGAAATTCAGGAGGCCCGAAAGCTTTTCGATAGCAATGAGAAAGAGACAAAAGACGATGATAtcgaaaagaaaaggaggaAGGAAGCCAAAAGGGCAATAAAAGAGGCCAAGAAGTTGAAGCTATCCAAAGGAGACTAA
- a CDS encoding Lsm (Like Sm) protein: MSVSEPLNMIKLCLDEKVYVKLRGAREIVGKLHAYDNHCNLVLGDAVETISTVDENNELKTQTKDRPMVYLRGDSVILVANASQ, translated from the coding sequence ATGTCGGTATCCGAGCCACTCAATATGATCAAGCTTTGCCTTGACGAAAAGGTCTACGTTAAATTACGAGGAGCACGTGAGATTGTTGGAAAACTACATGCATATGACAATCATTGTAATTTGGTGTTGGGAGACGCCGTAGAGACTATATCTACAGTAGATGAAAACAACGAGCTAAAGACACAGACAAAAGACAGACCAATGGTTTATCTAAGAGGTGATTCAGTAATTTTAGTGGCAAATGCCAGCCAATAG
- a CDS encoding Putative endoribonuclease: MTKNQLSIPLQTMDQFRFFCLGGGNEVGRSSHIIQFKGKTVMLDAGVHPAFQGMASLPFYDEFDLGTVDVLLISHFHLDHAASLPYVMQKTNFKGRVFMTHPTKAIYRWLLNDFVRVTAIDDDSNQLYSDKDLKDSFDRIETIDFHSTIEIDGIRFTAYQAGHVLGAAMFFIEIAGIKVLFTGDFSREEDRHLSVAEVPPVRPDVLITESTFGTATHEPREEKEKKLTTMIHSTLANGGRVLMPVFALGRAQELLLILDEYWSQHQDLENIKVYYASDLARKCLAVYQTYINMMNENIRKKFRDTNKNPFQFQYIKNIKNLSKFDDFQPSVVVASPGMLQNGVSRALLEKWAPDPRNTLIMTEILLEPTEIPSQQNPDVLIPRRMTVEEISFAAHVDYEQNSKFIELVNPKTIVLVHGESNPMGRLKSALLSKYSKYKNTPDEVKVYNPRNCEDLLVEFKGIKIAKAMGTITEDVNKVLKQDVKSAKSEINGVLVQKNFDLSLLKIQDLREYTGLTTTMIKQRQTLRSHATSSLVHYHLLQMFGYLDILIDDAEEYEVKIMDSVLLNMDKRGIVTVEWGSGVINDTIADSVIAIVLTAESSPLSVKLTSKSCNHSHSRTSEEKQEIREPEKTASPANNHEPGKVSELNEPNEPNKPNESPAISIKEEKNHVEEAVPDLASPSSPKPDASEDKVKLMVEIQEKYSSASRVQNLRTLLRSHFGDALKFEIDEGEEDWKVVIGKMEATIKLTDWTVESTSNVLKNRIQSIVRRGMTLVAPFSQPRKL; the protein is encoded by the exons ATGACGAAAAATCAACTTTCCATTCCCCTTCAAACCATGGACCAATTCAGATTTTTTTGCCTTGGTGGGGGTAATGAGGTTGGTAGATCTTCTCACATCATCCAATTCAAAGGCAAGACTGTGATGTTGGATGCGGGTGTTCATCCTGCTTTTCAGGGAATGGCATCTCTTCCTTTCTACGATGAGTTTGATCTAGGCACTGTGGATGTCCTATTGATAAGCCATTTCCATTTGGACCACGCAGCTTCCCTGCCTTATGTAATGCAAAAGACAAACTTCAAAGGTAGAGTGTTTATGACGCACCCGACGAAGGCCATTTATCGATGGCTATTGAATGACTTTGTTCGAGTTACAGCTATCGATGATGACTCTAACCAACTTTACAGCGACAAGGATTTGAAAGACTCATTTGACAGGATAGAAACAATTGACTTTCATTCCActattgaaattgatggTATTAGATTCACGGCTTACCAAGCCGGCCATGTTCTAGGAGCTGCCAtgtttttcattgaaattgCAGGCATCAAGGTACTATTTACAGGTGATTTTAGTAGAGAAGAAGATAGACATTTGAGTGTGGCTGAAGTTCCACCAGTTCGACCTGATGTTTTGATTACCGAATCGACTTTTGGAACAGCTACCCATGAGCCTCGtgaagagaaggaaaaaaagCTTACAACCATGATCCACAGCACTCTGGCGAATGGTGGAAGAGTGCTAATGCCGGTTTTTGCACTAGGAAGGGCTCAAGAATTACTTCTTATTTTAGATGAATACTGGTCACAACATCAGGACCTAGAGAATATTAAAGTTTATTATGCTTCCGATTTGGCAAGAAAATGTCTGGCTGTGTACCAAACTTACATCAATATGATGAACGAAAACATTAGAAAAAAGTTCAGAGACACAAATAAAAATCCATTCCAATTTCAATACATCAAGAACATAAAAAACCTTAGtaaatttgatgatttcCAGCCTTCAGTTGTGGTCGCATCTCCAGGTATGCTTCAGAATGGAGTTTCAAGAGCTCTATTAGAAAAATGGGCACCAGACCCAAGAAATACACTTATAATGACCG AGATCTTACTAGAACCGACCGAGATACCTTCACAACAGAATCCAGACGTTTTGATTCCTCGTCGAATGACCGTCGAAGAAATCAGTTTTGCGGCTCATGTTGATTATGAACAGAATTCAAAGTTTATTGAGCTGGTGAATCCTAAGACAATCGTTTTAGTTCATGGTGAATCTAATCCAATGGGTCGTCTGAAATCTGCCCTTTTGTCAAAGTACTCTAAGTATAAAAACACGCCAGATGAAGTTAAAGTGTACAATCCAAGGAATTGTGAGGACTTGTTAGTAGAATTCAAAGGAATAAAGATAGCAAAAGCGATGGGAACTATCACTGAAGATGTCAACAAGGTTTTGAAGCAGGACGTGAAGAGTGCTAAGAGTGAGATTAACGGGGTGTTGGTacaaaagaattttgacCTTAGTCTACTGAAGATTCAGGATCTTCGTGAATATACAGGATTGACAACAACAATGATAAAACAACGTCAAACGTTGAGGTCTCATGCTACATCATCATTAGTTCACTACCACTTATTACAAATGTTTGGTTATCTAGATATCTTGATTGATGATGCTGAAGAGTACGAAGTTAAAATCATGGATAGTGTGCTACTGAATATGGATAAGAGAGGAATTGTCACAGTAGAATGGGGCTCTGGTGTGATTAACGATACCATAGCTGATTCTGTGATAGCCATTGTATTGACAGCGGAGTCATCTCCTCTGAGTGTCAAGTTGACCAGCAAATCATGTAATCATAGCCACAGCAGGACTAGTGAAGAAAAGCAAGAAATAAGGGAACCGGAGAAAACCGCAAGTCCCGCCAATAACCATGAACCAGGCAAAGTAAGTGAATTGAATGAACCAAATGAACCAAATAAGCCAAATGAATCACCTGCTATTAGCATTAAGGAGGAGAAGAATCACGTTGAAGAAGCAGTACCTGACCTAGCTTCACCTTCTTCTCCCAAGCCAGATGCTTCAGAAGACAAAGTAAAATTAATGGTTGAAATACAAGAGAAGTACTCATCGGCATCCCGTGTGCAAAACCTGCGTACTCTCTTAAGATCACATTTTGGAGATGCGCTAAAGTTTGAAATAGAcgaaggagaagaagattggaaGGTAGTGATAGGAAAAATGGAAGCCACTATCAAGCTAACCGATTGGACAGTAGAAAGCACATCCAATGTTCTGAAGAATAGGATTCAAAGCATTGTTAGAAGAGGAATGACTTTAGTGGCCCCATTCTCGCAACCAAGAAAGTTATGA
- a CDS encoding transcription factor, whose translation MDNTRKKLKHVSKACLRCRGRHMKCDGQQPVCGRCVDEEAECIYVKSNRGGSRKKGVSRFNKDDSDSSHRLPDLEKQQLDDLMRLPCTKNPDGSLNFGKAASLTCDKDCLNHSTDEIPSCMSQSDTLHPTFNGKQAIDVNQVLFTDKPPRHKRSFTEPITIPSSMIEDLDLEKIIDNYYTLFHDVHPFLPHRVEITDYLNSIPNNYDLILAMKLIGDGQATTIYAKDSESVNFTVLRILNYVKQIGKDFVTLQTLLLLSMVAHISSLHDLSAMLRKNLVDLCLELQLNYLDDSNLIGSMKVDINEFPVNPEDGNHQVVETIVSTPRTSHINKDVLIETIRRTFWECYFFDTISGTANGVSISRLTMIHALIQWPTQPRLEQFDYKSRSRACKLVNDAIRLNVALQEDKEIDSHLTKMKAAIGNWEMQLENPELFETPYLINRSGFVNEGIHQAMMLFNYARIFTHRPFSYLWRPEVELNCDTRSSYKDGKKFARKLEFDSRKIIETRKTIESANSIAKTLLDTSPSNIRKRTPFYACSLAFACLIHLSAYAWVESSIKYFEENEDFDLEDIVKSFDVSELSIYVEYIKLELGGIYSISTHWSLSSKLANHIKETIAKVSPALSATIDPTFIKLNRTSNRQLPVSLENSISTGSSSQLLDSSRPRTAMTTNSIPQSTSLTSNSISASHFQSQMVQPVQDSEFHQEMTSGFDRLISPIYFPSPDSAYSDTGCDWIDKNFLELDNFQV comes from the coding sequence ATGGACAAtacaagaaagaaactaaaGCATGTTAGTAAAGCATGTCTGAGGTGTCGTGGAAGGCACATGAAGTGTGATGGTCAACAACCTGTTTGCGGAAGATGTGTGGATGAGGAAGCCGAATGCATCTATGTTAAAAGTAACAGAGGTGGAAGCCGTAAAAAGGGAGTCAGCAGATTCAACAAAGACGATTCAGATTCTTCCCATCGACTGCCTGATCTGGAGAAACAGCAATTGGATGATTTGATGCGTCTTCCTTGCACAAAAAACCCAGATGGCTCGTTGAATTTTGGTAAAGCGGCTAGCCTAACTTGTGATAAGGACTGTTTGAACCACTCAACTGACGAAATACCATCGTGTATGAGTCAATCAGATACGCTACATCCCACTTTCAATGGTAAACAAGCTATAGACGTCAATCAGGTGTTGTTCACAGATAAGCCCCCCAGACACAAAAGATCTTTTACGGAGCCAATAACGATTCCTTCTAGCATGATTGAGGATCTGGATCTAGAGAAAATTATCGACAACTATTACACTTTATTCCATGATGTTCATCCATTCTTACCTCATCGCGTTGAGATCACGGATTATCTCAATAGTATACCCAACAATTATGATTTGATATTAGCCATGAAATTGATCGGAGATGGTCAAGCTACTACCATATACGCCAAAGACTCTGAGAGTGTCAATTTTACTGTGTTGAGAATTTTGAACTACGTGAAACAAATTGGGAAAGATTTCGTAACTCTACAAACGTTGTTATTGTTGTCAATGGTTGCCCACATTTCAAGCTTGCACGACTTGAGTGCTATGTTGAGAAAAAATCTCGTTGACCTTTGCTTGGAACTTCAACTTAACTATCTAGATGATTCAAACTTGATAGGCTCAATGAAGGTGGATATCAATGAATTCCCGGTGAACCCAGAAGATGGAAATCACCAAGTTGTGGAGACTATTGTTTCAACTCCACGGACCTCACATATCAATAAAGATGTTCTCATTGAAACGATAAGGCGGACATTCTGGGAATGTTATTTCTTTGATACCATCAGTGGCACAGCTAATGGGGTTTCTATCTCCAGGTTAACCATGATTCACGCATTGATACAATGGCCTACGCAGCCTCGTCTTGAGCAATTTGACTATAAGTCACGTTCAAGAGCCTGTAAACTTGTCAACGATGCAATCAGGCTGAACGTGGCTTTGCaagaagataaagagaTAGATTCTCATCTCACTAAAATGAAAGCTGCTATTGGCAATTGGGAGATGCAGCTGGAGAACCCAGAACTATTTGAAACTCCGTACCTGATAAACAGATCTGGATTTGTTAATGAGGGTATTCATCAGGCCATGATGTTGTTCAATTATGCCAGAATTTTCACTCACAGACCATTTTCATATCTTTGGCGACCAGAAGTTGAACTTAACTGCGACACACGATCAAGCTACAAAGATGGTAAAAAGTTTGCACGGAAACTGGAATTTGACTCTAggaaaatcattgaaaCCAGAAAAACCATAGAGAGCGCAAATTCTATTGCTAAGACACTACTGGACACTTCCCCATCTAATATCCGCAAGAGAACACCATTTTATGCCTGTTCATTAGCATTCGCATGCTTGATTCATTTGAGTGCTTACGCTTGGGTTGAGTCAAGtatcaaatattttgaggaaaatgaagattttgatcTAGAGGATATTGTCAAGAGTTTTGATGTATCTGAGCTTTCTATTTACGTGGAATATATCAAGTTGGAATTAGGTGGTATATACTCAATTTCGACACACTGGTCACTGTCATCGAAGTTGGCTAATCACATCAAGGAAACGATTGCAAAGGTTTCTCCTGCATTATCTGCCACCATCGACCCAACATTCATCAAGCTTAATAGAACGTCAAACCGACAACTTCCAGTTTCATTGGAGAATAGTATATCGACTGGAAGCAGTTCACAATTATTGGACAGTAGCAGGCCAAGAACTGCTATGACAACAAATTCAATCCCTCAATCTACCTCATTAACTTCAAACTCGATAAGCGCTAGCCACTTTCAGTCACAAATGGTGCAGCCTGTTCAGGATTCAGAATTCCATCAAGAAATGACCTCAGGGTTCGACCGACTAATCAGCCCCATATATTTTCCCTCGCCAGATTCGGCCTATTCAGATACGGGTTGCGATTGGATTGATAAGaattttcttgaacttgacaACTTTCAGGTATGA
- a CDS encoding Subunit of the heterodimeric FACT complex (Spt16p-Pob3p) gives MSTVDFDTIFLNQSKAPGRFRITSSGLGWKPSSQVPTKGKTDPFLLPSGDILSVSWSRGYRGWELRVYTRNDKVIMLDGFEQQDFQQLKNEIQRTFNVNLEHKEHSLRGWNWGKTQLTRAELVFNVNNRPAWEIPYSEISNSNLTGRHEISMELNPKTVDENHYETLGDELVEVRLYVPGQIDKDEDSTEGQDTTEEAKSKSQLFYEQLKDKADFDTTSEAIVSFEDILFLTPRGRFEISMYANNLRLRGQSYDYKIQNKNVLRIFSLPRLDDRHHLVILQVDPPLRQGQTRYPFLVMQFDRNEELEVELNLSDEEYKSKYEGKLNRSYGTDSTYKILSHCLRGLTERRVITPGSFQSQHMQPGVNCSLKASEGQIYLLDKCLFFATKPCVYLPYSGIISVVTSRGTGQSTSRTFDIEVQFSGGSHTFANINKDEQKPIEDFLKGQGVRVKNEKPAEFLGNALVDDDDDSDDGDIAMGSAGEDDESVDEDFNAGSDSDVAEEYDSNAGSEDEDSDASSGEPEKKKPKH, from the coding sequence ATGTCCACAGTAGACTTTGACACCATCTTTCTTAATCAATCAAAGGCTCCGGGTAGATTTAGAATCACCAGCAGTGGATTGGGCTGGAAACCAAGCTCTCAGGTTCCAACTAAGGGCAAGACTGatccatttcttttgccATCGGGTGATATTCTATCCGTATCTTGGTCAAGAGGTTACAGAGGCTGGGAATTGCGTGTGTATACTCGAAATGACAAAGTGATTATGCTAGATGGATTTGAGCAACAAGACtttcagcaattgaaaaacGAAATTCAGAGGACATTTAACGTGAACTTGGAGCACAAGGAACACTCTTTGAGAGGGTGGAACTGGGGAAAGACTCAGTTGACTCGTGCAGAGCTGGTATTCAATGTCAATAATAGACCTGCATGGGAAATTCCTTACTCAGAGATCAGTAACTCAAATCTGACTGGTAGACATGAAATTTCTATGGAGTTGAACCCAAAAACGGTAGATGAAAATCACTATGAAACGCTAGGCGACGAGCTGGTAGAGGTTCGTTTATACGTACCTGGCCAAATTGACAAAGATGAGGACAGCACGGAAGGTCAAGACACGACTGAAGAAGCCAAATCTAAGTCTCAATTATTCTAtgaacaattgaaagacaaGGCCGACTTTGATACTACGTCTGAGGCAATCGTCTCCTTTGAAGATATTTTGTTCCTCACTCCAAGAGGTAGATTTGAAATCTCGATGTATGCTAATAATTTGCGTTTGAGGGGCCAGTCTTATGATTACAAGATCCAGAATAAGAACGTTTTGAGAATATTCTCTTTGCCACGTTTGGATGACAGACACCATTTGGTCATTCTGCAAGTGGATCCACCGCTAAGACAAGGTCAAACACGTTATCCATTTTTGGTCATGCAATTTGACCGTAATgaggaattggaagttGAGCTCAATTTatcagatgaagaatatAAATCCAAATATGAAGGCAAATTGAATCGAAGCTATGGAACCGATTCTACATacaagattttgagtcACTGCCTTCGAGGACTTACTGAAAGAAGAGTCATCACTCCAGGCTCATTCCAATCTCAACACATGCAACCGGGCGTCAACTGTTCTCTTAAGGCCAGTGAAGGCCAAATTTATCTATTAGATAAATGTCTTTTTTTTGCTACCAAGCCATGTGTTTATCTGCCCTATTCTGGTATAATCAGCGTGGTAACATCGCGTGGTACTGGACAATCTACTTCACGTACGTTTGATATTGAGGTTCAATTCTCTGGTGGTTCGCATACATTTGCTAATATCAATAAGGATGAACAAAAGCCGATCGAAGACTTTTTGAAGGGACAAGGAGTTAGAGTCAAAAACGAGAAACCAGCTGAATTCTTAGGCAATGCTTTGGTGgacgatgacgatgacaGTGATGATGGTGATATTGCTATGGGGTCCGCTggtgaagatgatgaaagtGTTGATGAAGACTTCAATGCTGGAAGTGACAGTGATGTTGCCGAAGAATATGATTCTAATGCTGGCTCTGAGGACGAAGATAGTGATGCATCATCTGGGGAAccagagaaaaagaaacctAAACACTAA
- a CDS encoding Component of the TREX complex required for nuclear mRNA export gives MSHEGEEELLDYSDSEEIAVAPSGTTTADKEAGEDGKEANKKGSYVGVHATGFQDFLLRPELTRAIRDCGFEHPSEVQQVCIPQSILGNDVLCQAKSGLGKTAVFVLSTLQQLDPSPGEVSVLVICNTRELAYQIKNEYARFSKYMPEVKTEVFYGGTQIAKDEEILKNKDTCPHIVVATPGRLNALVRDKVMNVKNVKNFVIDECDKVLENLSMRRDVQSIFRETPFQKQVMMFSATLSTEMRKICKKFMQNPLEIYVDNEAKLTLHGLQQYYIKLTEADKNRKLSELLDSLDFNQVIIFVKSVKRAEYLNRLLNENNFPSISIHSGLPQQERIERYKSFKEFNKRICVATDVLGRGIDVERINLAINYDLPNESAQYLHRVGRAGRFGTKGLAISFISSDEDNTILEQIQDRFDVKIAEFPAEGVDASTYMSTA, from the exons ATGTCCCAcgaaggagaagaagagcttttgGATTACTCCGATTCCGAAGAAATCGCCGTTGCTCCATCCGGAACAACCACTGCTGACAAGGAAGCTGGAGAAGATGGAAAAGAAGCCAACAAAAAGGGTTCTTACGTTGGAGTTCACGCCACCGGATTCCAGGACTTCTTGTTGAGACCAGAGTTAACCAGAGCTATCAGAGACTGTGGTTTTGAGCATCCTTCCGAAG TCCAACAGGTGTGTATCCCTCAATCCATCCTGGGTAACGACGTTCTATGTCAAGCCAAGTCTGGTTTGGGTAAGACTGCTGTTTTCGTATTATCGACTTTGCAGCAATTGGACCCTTCTCCAGGCGAAGTATCCGTTTTGGTTATCTGTAACACAAGGGAACTGGCCTACCAAATTAAGAATGAATATGCTCGTTTCTCCAAGTATATGCCTGAGGTCAAAACTGAGGTCTTTTACGGAGGAACCCAGATTGCCAAGGACGAAGAAATTCTCAAAAACAAGGACACTTGCCCTCACATTGTAGTAGCTACTCCTGGTAGATTGAACGCCTTAGTTCGAGACAAGGTGATGAACGTCAAGAACGTCAAAAACTTTGTTATCGACGAGTGTGACAAGGTTCTAGAGAACCTGAGCATGAGAAGAGATGTTCAGTCTATTTTCCGTGAGACTCCTTTCCAGAAGCAAGTTATGATGTTTTCTGCTACTCTTTCAACTGAGATGAGAAAGATCTGTAAAAAGTTCATGCAGAACCCTCTAGAAATCTATGTTGACAACGAAGCCAAGTTAACTTTGCACGGTCTTCAACAGTACTATATCAAGCTGACCGAGGCTGATAAGAATAGAAAATTGAGTGAGCTGTTGGATTCTCTGGACTTCAACCAGGTCATAATCTTTGTTAAGAGTGTCAAGAGAGCAGAATACTTGAACCGTTTGTTAAATGAGAACAATTTCCCTTCTATCTCCATCCATTCTGGTTTGCCTCAACAGGAACGTATTGAACGTTACAAGTCgttcaaagagttcaacaaGCGTATTTGTGTTGCCACTGACGTCTTGGGTAGAGGTATCGATGTTGAGAGAATTAATCTGGCCATCAATTACGATCTGCCAAACGAATCTGCTCAGTATCTGCACAGAGTTGGTAGAGCTGGTAGATTCGGTACCAAGGGTCTTGCCATTTCCTTCATCtcttctgatgaagataacaccattttggaacaaattcaagacAGATTCGACGTCAAGATTGCTGAATTTCCAGCTGAGGGTGTTGATGCTTCTACTTATATGTCTACTGCTTAG